The Helianthus annuus cultivar XRQ/B chromosome 16, HanXRQr2.0-SUNRISE, whole genome shotgun sequence genome includes a window with the following:
- the LOC110919160 gene encoding calphotin-like, which produces MPSSSDTGVSDTLDPMAIVSDDEIPSEREPFALPDIGAEPADGLPAGDLPLAVIPTPIPLAAYPAFDFPLDVVSDDDIDLFEEDPPEADHEGEAPIVADVILPIAEAPTEELLADSPVPDSFESVASASLHTQGVQHHSSDADPDMALVAAPALAHDFEFVDPEPVVATEPVVAPDPALEHDPVHDDAPAIAPFVDDVPVADAPVDAPLLIEDLVVAPFPDPVPVLFDRAPFATHVDPRYADTRNGWIDDDDDYPPFVRPVTPPVAPVSAPISAPTDIPLFPPHITDAHRTDLPVTFLQDIPPPRPGERSSR; this is translated from the exons ATGCCTTCTTCATCAGACACTGGAGTTTCAGACACTTTGGATCCTATGGCGATCGTATCAGATGACGAGATTCCATCCGAGCGAGAG CCCTTTGCTCTGCCTGACATTGGAgctgagcctgctgatggccttcCCGCCGGGGACTTACCACTTGCGGTGATCCCTACTCCTATACCTCTTGCTGCTTATCCAGCATTCGACTTTCCACTCGATGTTGTTTCTGACGACGacatcgatctgtttgaggaggacccacctGAGGCTGATCATGAAGGCGAGGCCCCTATTGTTGCTGATGTTATCTTACCCATTGCTGAGGCCCCTACAGAGGAGCTTCTTGCTgattcacctgtcccagattcctttgagtctgtAGCATCTGCGTCCTTACACACTCAGGGAGTGCAGCATCACTCATCAGACGCCGACCCCGACATGGCATTAGTAGCTGCACCTGCTCTCGCACAcgactttga ATTTGTTGACCCGGAGCCTGTCGTGGCCACTGAGCCAGTCGTTGCTCCTGATcctgcattagagcatgaccctgttcatgatgATGCACCAGCCATTGCACCCTTTGTTGATGATGTACCCGTTGCTGACGCTCCTGTTGACGCTCCACTCTTGATAGAGGATCTTGTTGTTGCACCCTTTCCTGATCCTGTGCCGGTGCtgttcgaccgtgcaccttttgctactCATGTAGATCCACGTTACGCCgacacccgtaacgggtggattgatgacgatgacgattacccaccTTTTGTGCGACCCGTTACACCTCCAGTAGCCCCCGTTTCAGCACCCATTTCTGCACCCACTGATATCCCACTGTTTCCCCCACACATCACCGATGCTCATCGCACTGATCTCCCTGTTACGTTCCttcaggacataccgccaccgcGTCCTGGAGAGAGGTCATCTAGGTAG